A window of the Cystobacter fuscus genome harbors these coding sequences:
- a CDS encoding iron-containing redox enzyme family protein, giving the protein MAGFGESGSSEKVQLGALLGEGASEQEQNALHRVLLQFNRARLRPTLPHEDWREEVTRETRLRLLEGEFVERERALVAERAAEAPEEPEAFVAWFEELKQTGPGQGDPLFAWLATEAPLEPFHWFLTQEFAGEAGFDDLVALTQVKLPTQAKLELARNYWDEMGRGREDAMHGPMLSQLATALHLRPTDEGTVWEAHALANLLVALAANRRYTYQSVGALGAVELTAPGRSACVNAGLQRLGFKMPVRRYYAVHATLDVKHSEAWNREVLKPLVAADPRVARPIAEGALMRLNAGARCFERYRHELGLKLSRA; this is encoded by the coding sequence ATGGCGGGGTTTGGAGAGAGCGGGAGCTCGGAGAAAGTGCAACTCGGTGCGCTCCTCGGTGAAGGGGCGAGCGAGCAAGAGCAGAACGCGCTCCACCGGGTGCTCCTTCAATTCAACAGAGCACGGCTGCGACCAACGCTTCCCCATGAGGATTGGCGCGAGGAGGTGACGCGCGAGACACGGCTGCGCCTGTTGGAGGGAGAGTTCGTCGAGCGCGAGCGCGCGCTCGTGGCCGAGCGGGCCGCCGAGGCGCCCGAGGAGCCCGAGGCCTTCGTGGCCTGGTTCGAGGAGCTGAAGCAGACGGGTCCGGGACAGGGAGACCCGCTCTTCGCGTGGCTCGCCACGGAGGCGCCGCTGGAGCCCTTCCATTGGTTCCTCACCCAGGAGTTCGCGGGCGAGGCGGGCTTCGATGACCTGGTGGCGCTGACCCAGGTGAAGCTGCCCACGCAGGCCAAGCTGGAGCTGGCGCGCAACTACTGGGACGAGATGGGCCGGGGCCGAGAGGACGCGATGCATGGGCCCATGCTGTCGCAGCTCGCCACGGCGCTGCACCTGCGCCCCACGGACGAGGGCACGGTGTGGGAGGCGCACGCGCTGGCCAACCTCCTCGTCGCGCTCGCCGCCAACCGCCGCTACACCTACCAGTCGGTGGGCGCGCTGGGCGCGGTGGAGCTGACGGCGCCGGGACGCTCGGCGTGCGTCAACGCGGGCCTGCAACGGCTCGGCTTCAAGATGCCGGTGCGGCGCTACTACGCCGTGCATGCCACGCTGGACGTGAAGCACTCCGAGGCCTGGAATCGCGAGGTGCTCAAGCCCCTGGTGGCGGCGGATCCCCGCGTGGCGCGGCCCATCGCGGAAGGAGCGCTGATGCGCCTCAACGCGGGCGCCCGGTGCTTCGAGCGCTACCGCCACGAGCTGGGGCTGAAGCTGTCCCGGGCCTGA
- a CDS encoding arginine N-succinyltransferase has protein sequence MLVLRDVQKTDLPGLKRLAAVLNTVNLPNNEETLEAIIDKSVKSFSDKVKDPFEREYLFVLEDVRNELIIGTSMVIAQHGTYEAPHIYYDVSEREHYSASIGRHFRHKVLSIGYNYEGPTEIGGLVVDPPYRATPDKPGKQLSYVRFLFMAMHKRLFRPRVLAELLPPLMPDGRSLLWEACGKKFTGLDYQEADRLSRQNKEFIKELFPSSDIYASLFPERVQKVLGEVGPNTQGVQRMLERVGFRYVERIDPFDGGPHFEANLADITLVRRYRSVKLAAEDFDLEGDDVLVGYERDSGRNRFRAVRTMARLDDKTAYLPARAKQLLDAPVGARLSIIPFD, from the coding sequence ATGCTCGTCTTGCGCGATGTCCAGAAGACCGACCTGCCCGGCCTGAAGCGGCTCGCCGCGGTGCTCAACACCGTCAACCTGCCCAACAACGAGGAGACGCTCGAGGCCATCATCGACAAGTCCGTGAAGAGCTTCTCGGACAAGGTGAAGGATCCCTTCGAGCGCGAGTACCTCTTCGTGCTGGAGGACGTGCGCAACGAGCTGATCATCGGCACGTCGATGGTCATCGCGCAGCACGGCACCTACGAGGCCCCGCACATCTACTACGACGTGTCCGAGCGCGAGCACTACTCGGCCAGCATCGGCCGGCACTTCCGGCACAAGGTGCTCTCCATCGGCTACAACTACGAGGGCCCCACGGAGATTGGCGGCCTCGTGGTGGATCCGCCCTACCGCGCCACGCCGGACAAGCCCGGCAAGCAGCTGTCCTACGTGCGCTTCCTCTTCATGGCCATGCACAAGCGGCTGTTCCGCCCGCGGGTGCTCGCCGAGCTGCTGCCCCCGCTGATGCCCGACGGGCGCAGCCTGCTCTGGGAGGCGTGTGGCAAGAAGTTCACCGGGCTCGATTACCAGGAGGCGGACCGGCTCAGCCGGCAGAACAAGGAGTTCATCAAGGAGCTCTTCCCCTCCTCGGACATCTACGCCTCGCTCTTCCCCGAGCGCGTGCAGAAGGTGCTCGGCGAGGTGGGGCCCAACACCCAGGGCGTGCAGCGGATGCTCGAGCGCGTCGGCTTCCGCTACGTGGAGCGCATCGATCCGTTCGATGGCGGCCCGCACTTCGAGGCCAACCTCGCGGACATCACCCTCGTGCGCCGCTACCGCTCGGTGAAGCTGGCCGCGGAGGACTTCGACCTGGAGGGCGATGACGTGCTCGTCGGCTACGAGCGCGACTCGGGGCGCAACCGCTTCCGCGCGGTGCGCACCATGGCCCGGCTGGACGACAAGACGGCCTACCTGCCCGCGCGCGCCAAGCAGTTGCTGGACGCGCCCGTGGGTGCCCGGCTCTCCATCATCCCCTTCGACTGA
- a CDS encoding ABC transporter substrate-binding protein has product MGPRSLMHLYKYLLSFSVVIGLTLGILTGGLLHLAAGQSMTPSSWAVLLLGTPLLLMAATYAFWTLWANRRLQERASLLTRLAEGDLTNSAYNGLRDEREVRRLLYSLRRALTQVQRVTGNVRRTCQGVSEEVHVLLEAAHRQSGAVERSQQSVLSMGQSMQAAGKRVTQLESFIQETNGSLTDMTERLGQVAEALLALDDFSHRTTQQVQAMSERLHHIASSGDELGRFASEAEAFVQLVQTGIDAVRHRASETNQLAHAVTATAEHGAVLVNDCVQGMYRVEETVRKTAELVDSLGVRSTQIGRIVDVIQEIADQTNLLALNAAIIAAQAGEQGRPFGVVADEIRSLAERTARSTREIATMVSGIRREVGTAVSLVREGREQASTGVQLGDRAAEALREIRAITQRTFSAVEATVAETKRLDAQGSTVVEASRRVARRVDDVTRAAIEQAGHGRELVHQTQQMAKLAQEASQKAEGQARTGRDLSSAVVRLSTAIEEIRAAHGVLMRGDTAIAEEVARVSEDALQVIRIGDGLSRSVQQLAHEAASLDGEVFRFRLPAPRPGGTLRAGVHQSAFLHNQGGLDPLFAVETQVLEMTCCVFSPLLRLDDGVLVPELAERWEVDATARRYRFHLRPGVVFHDGTSLNARDVKRHFERLLDPAVNSPDRTLMEVVEGASEVTSGQTREVKGLQVVDDLTLEIRLEEPKAFFLQLMTLPGAAVARLDARGQMVGTGPFRLVDFGSALITLERNPSYWRAGQPLLDRVEFHLLESREHAVNALREGAVDIVSHLFMRQVESLERDGQQVLASSTPSTTFLGFSMREAPYNDVRVRKALRAGLNVRGMVDQFHKGARLARTLTPPELLEDDAPLGDSGPGSDIALAERLLREAGVRTLPVTLHYPQGNDTSLEDAVLFQPLVDAGLVELRHEELHADEFFERRRNGRLSAFRVGWVADYPDPDNFLYYLLHSKAQVLCALNYRNEELDRLTEEARVTIDPQKRKRLYRLAERVVHEDSPILPLFHQRMHTVANGSVQGMRLHQALPQVRFEELWLDKPETAPRD; this is encoded by the coding sequence ATGGGACCTCGGTCTCTCATGCACCTCTACAAGTACCTCCTTTCGTTCAGCGTCGTCATCGGGCTCACCCTCGGAATCCTGACGGGAGGACTGCTGCACCTCGCCGCCGGGCAGTCCATGACTCCGTCGAGCTGGGCCGTGTTGCTGCTCGGCACGCCGCTGCTGCTCATGGCGGCGACCTACGCCTTCTGGACGCTGTGGGCCAACCGGCGCCTCCAGGAGCGGGCCAGTCTGCTCACGCGGCTGGCCGAGGGAGACCTCACCAACAGCGCCTACAATGGCCTGCGCGATGAGCGCGAGGTGCGCCGACTGCTCTACTCCCTGCGCCGGGCGCTCACCCAGGTGCAGCGGGTGACGGGCAACGTGCGCCGCACCTGCCAGGGCGTGTCCGAGGAGGTGCACGTGCTGCTGGAGGCCGCGCACCGGCAGAGCGGCGCGGTGGAGCGCTCGCAGCAGTCGGTGCTCAGCATGGGCCAGAGCATGCAGGCCGCGGGCAAGCGCGTGACGCAGCTGGAGAGCTTCATCCAGGAGACCAACGGCTCGCTCACGGACATGACGGAGCGGCTCGGACAGGTGGCCGAGGCGCTGCTCGCGCTGGACGACTTCTCGCACCGCACCACCCAGCAGGTGCAGGCCATGAGCGAGCGGCTGCACCACATCGCCTCCTCGGGTGACGAGCTGGGACGCTTCGCCAGCGAGGCGGAGGCCTTCGTGCAGTTGGTGCAGACGGGCATCGACGCCGTGCGCCACCGCGCCTCGGAGACCAACCAGCTCGCCCACGCGGTGACGGCCACCGCCGAGCACGGCGCGGTGCTCGTCAACGACTGCGTGCAGGGCATGTACCGGGTGGAGGAGACGGTGCGCAAGACGGCCGAGCTGGTGGACTCGCTCGGCGTGCGCTCCACGCAGATTGGCCGCATCGTGGACGTCATCCAGGAGATCGCGGATCAGACGAACCTGCTCGCGCTCAACGCCGCCATCATCGCGGCGCAGGCGGGAGAGCAGGGCCGGCCCTTTGGCGTGGTGGCGGATGAGATCCGCAGCCTCGCCGAGCGCACCGCGCGCTCCACGCGGGAGATCGCCACCATGGTCAGTGGCATCCGCCGCGAGGTGGGCACGGCGGTGTCGCTGGTGAGGGAGGGCCGCGAGCAGGCCAGCACGGGCGTGCAGCTCGGAGACCGGGCCGCCGAGGCGCTGCGGGAGATCCGCGCCATCACCCAGCGCACCTTCTCGGCGGTGGAGGCCACGGTGGCCGAGACGAAGCGGCTGGATGCCCAGGGCTCCACGGTGGTGGAGGCCAGCCGCCGGGTGGCGCGACGGGTGGACGACGTGACGCGCGCGGCCATCGAGCAGGCGGGCCACGGCCGCGAGCTGGTGCACCAGACGCAGCAGATGGCCAAGCTCGCGCAGGAGGCGTCGCAGAAGGCGGAGGGCCAGGCGCGCACGGGGAGGGACTTGTCGAGCGCGGTGGTGCGGCTGAGCACGGCCATCGAGGAGATCCGCGCGGCGCACGGCGTGCTCATGCGGGGCGACACGGCCATCGCCGAGGAGGTGGCGCGGGTGAGCGAGGACGCGCTCCAGGTCATCCGCATTGGCGATGGGCTGAGCCGCTCGGTGCAGCAACTGGCGCACGAGGCGGCGAGCCTGGACGGCGAGGTGTTCCGCTTCCGGCTGCCCGCGCCGCGACCGGGTGGCACGCTGCGCGCGGGCGTCCATCAGTCGGCGTTCCTGCACAACCAGGGCGGGTTGGATCCCCTCTTCGCGGTGGAGACCCAGGTGCTGGAGATGACCTGCTGTGTCTTCTCCCCGCTGCTGCGCCTGGATGATGGCGTGCTGGTGCCGGAGCTCGCCGAGCGCTGGGAGGTGGACGCCACGGCGCGCCGCTACCGCTTCCACCTGCGCCCGGGCGTCGTCTTCCACGACGGTACCTCCTTGAACGCGCGCGACGTGAAGCGCCACTTCGAGCGGCTGTTGGACCCCGCGGTGAACTCGCCGGACCGCACCCTGATGGAGGTCGTCGAGGGGGCCTCGGAGGTGACCTCGGGGCAGACGCGCGAGGTGAAGGGGCTGCAGGTGGTGGACGACCTGACGCTGGAGATCCGGCTCGAGGAGCCCAAGGCCTTCTTCCTGCAATTGATGACCCTGCCGGGCGCGGCGGTGGCCCGGCTCGACGCCCGGGGACAGATGGTGGGCACCGGCCCGTTCCGGCTGGTGGACTTCGGCTCGGCGCTCATCACGCTCGAGCGCAATCCCAGCTACTGGCGCGCGGGGCAGCCCCTGCTGGATCGGGTCGAGTTCCACCTGCTGGAGTCGCGCGAGCACGCCGTGAACGCGCTGCGCGAGGGCGCGGTGGACATCGTCTCCCACCTGTTCATGCGGCAGGTGGAGTCGCTCGAGCGGGACGGACAGCAGGTGCTCGCCAGCAGCACGCCCTCCACGACGTTCCTCGGCTTCAGCATGCGCGAGGCGCCCTACAACGACGTGCGCGTGCGCAAGGCGCTGCGGGCGGGCCTGAACGTGCGCGGCATGGTGGACCAGTTCCACAAGGGGGCACGCCTGGCGCGCACGTTGACGCCACCGGAGTTGTTGGAGGACGACGCGCCCCTGGGCGATTCGGGGCCGGGCAGCGACATCGCCCTGGCCGAGCGGCTGCTGCGCGAGGCAGGGGTGCGCACCCTGCCCGTCACCCTGCACTATCCCCAGGGCAACGACACGTCACTCGAGGACGCCGTGCTCTTCCAGCCCCTGGTGGACGCGGGGCTGGTGGAGCTGCGGCACGAGGAGCTGCACGCGGACGAGTTCTTCGAGCGGCGGCGCAACGGGCGGCTGTCCGCCTTCCGCGTGGGCTGGGTCGCCGACTATCCCGACCCGGACAACTTCCTCTACTACCTGCTGCACTCCAAGGCCCAGGTGCTGTGCGCGTTGAACTACCGCAACGAGGAGCTGGACCGGCTCACGGAAGAGGCGCGCGTCACCATCGATCCCCAGAAGCGCAAGCGGCTCTACCGGCTCGCGGAGCGGGTCGTTCACGAGGACAGCCCCATCCTCCCGCTCTTCCACCAGCGCATGCACACGGTGGCCAACGGCTCGGTGCAGGGCATGCGGCTGCACCAGGCGCTGCCCCAGGTGCGCTTCGAGGAGCTGTGGCTGGACAAGCCGGAGACGGCCCCGAGGGACTGA
- a CDS encoding DedA family protein, with protein sequence MVEFLDNFIAHLGLLGLLVFGVAAALEYVVPPFPGDTITLLGGVYAVRGEHPWPLVFGVVVAGSVLGALINYQVGHWLGGRFERRPGEAFFGITHARLESVQAQMRHKGPWLLLVNRFLPGIRGLIFVAAGAAHMPRVNALLLGALSAMAHTALVLALGVAVGGNLERLEFLVGRYQRGVILGVALVVLVLGVRTLFRRQPRTG encoded by the coding sequence ATGGTCGAGTTCCTCGACAACTTCATCGCCCACCTGGGCCTTTTGGGCCTGCTGGTGTTCGGCGTGGCGGCGGCGCTGGAGTACGTGGTGCCGCCCTTTCCCGGAGACACCATCACACTGCTGGGTGGGGTGTACGCGGTGCGCGGGGAGCACCCCTGGCCGCTGGTGTTCGGGGTGGTGGTGGCCGGCAGCGTGCTCGGTGCACTCATCAACTACCAGGTGGGACACTGGCTGGGAGGCCGCTTCGAGCGGCGGCCGGGAGAGGCCTTCTTCGGCATCACCCACGCGCGGCTGGAGTCGGTGCAGGCGCAGATGCGACACAAGGGGCCGTGGCTCCTGCTCGTCAACCGTTTCCTACCGGGCATCCGCGGGCTCATCTTCGTCGCGGCGGGGGCCGCGCACATGCCCCGCGTCAACGCGCTGCTGCTCGGGGCGCTGTCGGCCATGGCACACACGGCCCTGGTGTTGGCGCTGGGCGTGGCGGTGGGCGGCAACCTGGAGCGGCTGGAGTTCCTCGTGGGGCGCTACCAGCGGGGCGTCATCCTCGGCGTCGCGCTCGTCGTCCTGGTGCTGGGCGTGCGCACCCTGTTCAGGCGCCAGCCGCGCACCGGGTGA
- a CDS encoding radical SAM protein — protein sequence MKFHLRTLSLPELQEALAPVQPSPVAVRKVFAAVFAHGASSVEEVCRAPQVPKRVADFLREHAEMPRLTIVERRKAEDGFVKYLFDSPLGGRVEAVRIPIFDHKYVVCISSQVGCALACDFCMTGKLGFQRNLRTWEILDQVMQIREEADRPVRGVVFMGMGEPLLNYTETLRAAQILSHPAGFAISGPSITFSTAGMVPAIRRYVREGHPYRLAFSVTSAIPEKRLKVLPIEKAHPLPELVDAIREYATVRRERAMIAYVAISGFNLGEEDARALKQAFEGIPIKVDLIDVTDPQGKYLPPSPEELKAFRDHLQILGAPIARRYSGGKDIGAACGTLAASQYGGVVLPAPPPVSIS from the coding sequence GTGAAATTCCATCTCAGGACGCTGTCGCTGCCGGAGCTACAGGAGGCCCTCGCGCCCGTGCAGCCCTCGCCCGTGGCGGTGCGCAAGGTCTTCGCCGCCGTCTTCGCCCATGGGGCCTCCTCGGTGGAAGAGGTGTGCCGGGCGCCGCAGGTGCCCAAGCGCGTGGCGGACTTCCTGCGCGAGCACGCGGAGATGCCCCGCCTGACGATCGTCGAGCGACGCAAGGCCGAGGACGGCTTCGTGAAGTACCTCTTCGACTCGCCCCTCGGGGGCCGGGTGGAGGCGGTGCGCATCCCCATCTTCGACCACAAGTACGTGGTGTGCATCTCCAGCCAGGTGGGCTGCGCGCTCGCGTGCGACTTCTGCATGACGGGCAAGCTGGGCTTCCAGCGCAACCTGCGCACCTGGGAGATATTGGACCAGGTGATGCAGATCCGCGAGGAGGCCGACCGGCCCGTGCGCGGCGTGGTCTTCATGGGCATGGGCGAGCCGCTGCTCAACTACACGGAGACCTTGAGGGCCGCGCAAATCCTCTCGCACCCCGCGGGCTTCGCCATCTCCGGGCCCTCCATCACCTTCTCCACCGCGGGCATGGTGCCGGCCATCCGCCGCTACGTGCGCGAGGGGCACCCGTACCGGCTGGCCTTCTCGGTGACGAGCGCCATCCCCGAGAAGCGGCTGAAGGTGTTGCCCATCGAGAAGGCGCACCCGCTGCCGGAGCTGGTGGACGCCATCCGGGAGTACGCCACGGTGCGGCGCGAGCGGGCGATGATCGCCTACGTGGCCATCAGCGGTTTCAACCTGGGTGAAGAAGACGCACGGGCGCTCAAGCAGGCCTTCGAGGGCATCCCCATCAAGGTCGACCTCATCGACGTGACGGACCCCCAGGGCAAGTACCTGCCGCCCTCGCCCGAGGAACTCAAGGCGTTTCGCGACCACCTGCAGATCCTCGGCGCGCCCATCGCGCGGCGCTACTCGGGGGGCAAGGACATTGGCGCGGCGTGTGGCACGCTCGCCGCCTCCCAATATGGGGGTGTGGTGTTGCCGGCCCCGCCGCCCGTGAGCATCTCGTAG
- a CDS encoding anti-sigma factor family protein has translation MYTCKDSINLLQAMLDGELSAEETQHLREHLAGCAPCVDFLRTYRATPGLCRKALAQKMPQEVSAKLTEFLRTRIKPTP, from the coding sequence ATGTACACGTGTAAAGACTCCATCAACCTGCTGCAGGCGATGCTCGACGGGGAGTTGTCCGCCGAGGAGACCCAGCACCTGCGTGAGCATCTGGCGGGCTGCGCCCCCTGCGTGGACTTCCTACGCACCTACAGGGCCACGCCGGGCCTGTGTCGCAAGGCACTGGCCCAGAAGATGCCCCAGGAGGTCTCGGCCAAGCTCACCGAGTTCCTGCGCACGCGCATCAAGCCCACCCCGTGA
- a CDS encoding RNA polymerase sigma factor: MSDEAVKEEDRQLVERAQAGDISAFEALVDAHRDKVYGLALRMTRSEADAAEISQDTFLSAYQHLREFRGDAAFSSWVHRIAANNALMRLRHRRVVQAAEGELQGPEFTERGSLTEYPARDWSRDAEGRILDAELGHAIQQATDHLPEGYREVFLLKDVDGLSYEQIAEVTGDSIPAIKSRLHRARLALRDAIDRFYNQGDASG, from the coding sequence ATGTCCGACGAGGCCGTCAAGGAAGAGGACCGCCAGCTGGTGGAGCGGGCCCAGGCGGGAGACATCAGCGCCTTCGAGGCGCTGGTGGATGCCCACCGGGATAAGGTGTACGGCCTGGCGCTGCGGATGACGCGCTCCGAGGCGGACGCCGCGGAGATCAGCCAGGATACCTTCCTCTCCGCCTACCAGCACCTGCGGGAGTTCCGTGGTGATGCCGCCTTCAGCTCATGGGTGCACCGCATCGCGGCGAACAACGCCCTGATGCGTCTGCGCCACCGGCGGGTGGTGCAGGCGGCCGAGGGAGAGCTCCAGGGCCCGGAGTTCACCGAGCGGGGGAGCCTGACCGAGTACCCCGCCCGGGACTGGAGCCGGGACGCCGAGGGGCGCATCCTGGACGCCGAGCTGGGGCATGCCATCCAGCAGGCGACCGACCATCTTCCCGAGGGCTATCGGGAGGTCTTCCTGTTGAAAGACGTGGATGGGCTCAGTTACGAACAGATCGCCGAGGTGACGGGGGATTCCATTCCCGCCATCAAGAGTCGATTGCACCGGGCCCGACTTGCGCTTCGTGATGCCATCGACCGGTTCTATAATCAGGGTGATGCGAGCGGGTGA
- a CDS encoding DNA-3-methyladenine glycosylase: MRLPVSFYARPALTVARELLGAHLVLEGEAGRRVGRIVETEAYVGAHDLACHASKGRTARTEVLFGPPGRAYVYLIYGMYHCFNVVTDVEGVASAVLVRAVEPVEGLAPALRTDGPGRLCRAMGLTLSHNRWDLQCAPLYLEEGSPVAEAQVARGPRIGVDYAGEWAHEPYRLWVRGSQHVSRPPARRALESA; this comes from the coding sequence GTGCGCCTGCCCGTCTCGTTCTATGCGCGCCCCGCGCTCACCGTGGCCCGCGAGCTGTTGGGGGCCCACCTCGTGCTCGAGGGGGAGGCAGGGCGGCGTGTGGGCCGCATCGTGGAGACCGAGGCGTACGTGGGGGCGCATGACCTGGCGTGTCATGCGTCCAAGGGGCGCACGGCCCGCACCGAGGTGCTCTTCGGTCCACCAGGGCGCGCCTACGTCTACCTCATCTATGGCATGTACCACTGTTTCAACGTGGTGACGGACGTGGAGGGCGTGGCGTCGGCGGTGCTGGTGCGGGCGGTGGAGCCGGTGGAGGGCCTGGCCCCGGCGCTGCGCACGGATGGTCCGGGGCGGCTGTGCCGGGCCATGGGGCTGACCCTGAGCCACAATCGTTGGGACCTGCAGTGCGCGCCGCTCTATCTGGAGGAGGGCTCGCCCGTCGCGGAGGCCCAGGTGGCGCGGGGTCCGCGCATCGGGGTGGACTATGCCGGGGAGTGGGCACACGAGCCCTATCGGCTGTGGGTCCGGGGCAGTCAACATGTGAGCCGGCCGCCTGCCCGCCGGGCCCTCGAGTCCGCTTGA